In Haliscomenobacter hydrossis DSM 1100, the DNA window TACACCCGTGCACAAATGGAAGAAAGCTGGATCAACCTCAACAATGCCATGTACGTAGCGGAATTGGCGGGTCAAGTGGTTGGTGCTTATATCCTGCGCCCCAATCAGCCGGGTTATGGCAAACACATCGCCAACGCCGCCTACATGGTGGATACTGACATCCGTGGCAAAGGCATTGGCACAAAACTTTGCGCCCATTCGGTTCAAAGCGCCAAAGCCCTCAATTACCGGGGCATGCAATTCAACCTGGTGGTGAGCACCAATGAACAAGGGGTACGTGCCTGGAAAGCCAATGGTTTTGAGATCATTGGGACCATCCCCGGCGGTTTTTATCACCATGAACTGGGGTATGTTGATGCTTACATTTTTTTCAAAGACCTAAGTTCAGAAGTATAAAAATATGATCACCTTCCGCACGGCCAGCCCGCAAGACGAAGCCGCCATCGCCCAGCTCCACGCCGAAAGCTGGCAAAAGCACTACCGCGGCATTTTTAGCGATGAATACCTGGATCAACAAGTGGTAAAAGAGCGCGCCGAAGTATGGGCGGAGCGTTTTGCCCATCCTCTGGAAAGCCGACACCTCATTTTGGCAGAAAACGAAGGTCAACTGTGCGGATTTGCCTGTATTGAACTCAACGAGGACCCGGTTTTTGGCACCTTACTCGACAATTTACACGTATCGAGCCACGTGCAAGGGCAAGGAATCGGCGCTCAGCTGATGCAAAGAGCGGCGCAATTGGCGGAGGCGCAACACCCTGGAATTGGCTTTTACCTCTGGGTGTTGGAAGAAAACCATAAAGCCCGCATGTTTTATGAACTGATGGGTGCCATCATTCAGGAAGCGGTTCCACATGACAATCCGGACGGGGGTACTTCGATGGTGTGCAGGTGCATTTGGCACCGCACGGCGGATGTGTATAAACGGTAACTCACTTTGCGCATTTTGTTAAACCGCAACTTTTTAACCGCAGAGTGACGGAGGGCACGCAGAGTTGCGCGGAGTTTTTTTAGTATTTGGGAGTTTGCCACCTACGGTGGCTGGAGTTGGTGCTCTAGGAAAATCTTACTTAAGTCAAGCCAAGAACAATACCGGAACTTGATAAAGGATACCAAACCAATCTTCAGCAATGGCGACCTCCGAGGCCTCTCCGCACCGCAGGTGCTCCTAACAAACTCCGCGAAACTCCGTGTCTACTCATCTACTCTGCGGTTAATAAATGCGTAAAGTGAGCAGGTAAGTCTTCACAAAATCTCGTCTAACCAAGCGTTAATACGCGCCAAAACCTCGGCCTTTTCCGGCTCATTATGGGTTTCGTGGTAAAGCCCTTGGTATTCCACAAAAGTTAAGGGGCCTTGCACCCGTTGCGCAAAAGCTCTGCTTGCTAAATGGGAAGTAAGTCCATCCTCAGTACCGTGAAAAAGCAGGGTAGGTACAGGCATTTCTCCTACAAAAGTATTGAGCCAGGAGGCAGCCTGCATCATTTCATAACCCATGCTGGGGGTTATGCGGGTATGGACCAGGGGGTCTTTTTGATAAGCAGCTACCACCTGTGGATCGCGGGAAATGAATTTTATGTCCAGTTCGTTGAGCATCGATAGTTTCGGAATCAAAACTTTCAACCATCGGCCTGCACTTACTTTCCAGGCGGGTGGGGCAAAAGCCAGTTCAATCCAGGGTGAAGAAGCAACCAAACCTCGAATGGCGGGTTTGCGTCGCAGGGTATAATTGAGGACGACATTCCCCCCCATGCTATGGCCGTACAATACAATTGGGGTATTCGGGTATTCTTTCTCCACTTTACGCAAAAACAAAGCCAGGTCATCCAGCAATGCATCAAAACTAGGGCTATGACCTCTTGGTCCTCCCGATTCCCCATGCCCTCTTTGGTCATACGCCATCAAGGCATAACCTTGTTGGTTGAAATAATCAGCAACATGCGTATACCGTGCACAGTGCTCCCCCATCCCGTGTACCAAGGCAATCACTGCGCGGGGTTCAACATGATCCCAAACGAGGCAACGCAAATTGACGTTGTCGGAGGTATTTAGGTAGAGGGTGCGTGGTGCTGGCATGGATAAAGGTTTAACGGGTTCGGGGGTTCGGGGGTTCGAGGGTTCGGGGGTTCGGGAGTTTAATGGTCAACTCTTCAACACTAAACATTTCAACTCTTCAACTAACCCTGCTATCTTCACGCCAAATTAGCAATTAAGCATGAAATTAAAAATCATATTTATGGGAACGCCGGATTTTGCCGTTCCCGCTTTGGATATTCTGGTGCAGCATGGATACGAGATCGTTGGTGTAGTAACCGTTGCAGATAAAATGGGAGGCCGGGGCATGAAACAAGTGCTGGAATCTCCGGTAAAAAAATACGCCGTGGCCCAGGGCATTCCGGTATTGCAACCCGAAAAATTACGCAATCCTGAATTTTTGGCTCAATTGCGCGATTTAGGGGCCAATTTGCAAATTGTAGTGGCTTTTCGCATGTTGCCAGAGGTGGTATGGTCGATGCCCGGTTTGGGTACGTTTAACCTGCACGGTTCCCTATTGCCGCGTTACCGGGGAGCCGCGCCCATCAATTGGGCGGTGATCAACGGCGATACCGAAACGGGCGTGACCACTTTTTTTCTCCAACACGAAATTGATACGGGCAGCATCATTTTCCAGGACAAAATGACCATCGGCGAAGATGAAACCGCGGGCGATGTACACGACCGCATGATGCAACTGGGGGCAGGCACGGTGCTCAAAACGGTGCAAGCCATTGAAGCTGGAACAGCACCCAGCGTTCCGCAAGACGATGCCCAGGCCAGCCATGCCCCTAAAATTTTTCACGAAACCTGTCAAATTAACTTTGAGCAAAGCACCGCACAAGTGCACAATTTTGTGCGTGGCCTCAGTCCTTTTCCGGCCGCCTGGACAACGCTGGATGGACAAGAATTGAAAGTACTCCGCAGCGCCAAAGAAACGGCGGCGCACGATCATCCCCCAGGAAATGTATTTTCCGATGGCCGGAGCTACCTCAAATTCAGTACCCGCGATGGATTTGTGCAAGTGCTTGAATTGCAATTGCAGGGCCGCAAACGCATGTTGGTGAAAGATTTTTTGAATGGGTATAAGGTGCAGTGATTTATTTTACTCACATTACACATTTTTTTACCGCAGAGTAAAGGAGTACACGCGGAGTTCCTCGGAGTTTTAGTTTTAAGGAGTTTGCCACCTGCGGTGGCTGGAGTTAGGGCTCCAGGAACTTCTTGCTAAAAATCAAGCCAAGGATAATGGGATTTGCTAAAGGGTAAACCAAACTTCAGCAATAGCTGCCTCCGCGGCCTCTGTGCACCGCAGGTGCCCTTAAAAAACTCTGCGGAACTCCGCGTGTACTCCTTTACTCTGCGGTAAAAAAACAAATCGCTGTGTGCATCGCTAATACTCACTTTTACTTACATCAGATGAGGACTTAGAATAAGACTGTATAATGTGAGTCCCACCTAACGGCACATTGCAAAGATGCCGCGCCAAATTCCCTAGTTTTAGGCGAGTTATTTTAGAAAAAATTCAAAAATCACATTAGATTTATCATAGCAACAGATTTTAAAAATCTAAACCATACTCGTTCACCTAAAATCCACAGCGAATGGAGCTCCTCATTGAAACCCTTTCCAAACAGTATTCCAACGGGGTGCAAGCCCTCAATAACGTATCCCTACACATTCCCCAGGGGATGTTTGGGCTTTTGGGCCCCAACGGTGCGGGCAAATCCACCTTGATGCGCACCATTGCTACCTTGCAAAAAGCCGATAGCGGATCGATTACCTGGGGCGAATTGAACATCCTGGAGCAACAGGAAGAAATGCGCAAGGTATTGGGCTACCTTCCACAAGAGTTTGGCGTATATCCCCGGGTGAGCGCCGAAATGATGCTCGATCACATTGCCCGCCTGAAAGGGCTTTCCAACCGCAAAGAACGCAATGAAACGGTGAGCGCCCTCCTGCAAAAAGTGAATTTATACAAAGAGCGCAAACGCAACCTCGGCACTTATTCCGGGGGCATGAAACAGCGCTTCGGGATTGCCCAGGCCCTGATCGGAAACCCCAAAATCCTGATTGTAGACGAACCCACCGCAGGTCTCGATCCAGCTGAGCGAAATCGTTTTTACAACCTACTCAGCGAAATTGGGGAAAGCACCATCGTGATTCTGAGTACCCACATTGTCGAAGACGTAAAAACACTTTGTAAGCAGTTTGCCATCATTTGTAGTGGCGAGGTGATGTACGTGGGTACGCCACACGATGCCGTCAAAACCCTGGAAGGAAAAATCTGGTCCAAGGCCATTGACAAAACCGAAATTGAAGCCTACCGCGAGAAATACAAGGTGATTGCCACCCAATTGAGTGAAGGGAAATTGTTTATTCGGGTTGTCAGCGATGACAATCCCGGGGAAGGTTTTACAGCCTCGGAACCCACCTTGGAAGACGTGTATTTCAATGCCATTTCCGCCAAAGTTGATTTGGTTACCCTTTAACACTAAAACCCTACGCTCATGTTTTGGACAGTCTTTAGCTTCGAGTTAAACTATCGCCTGCGTCGTCCGGCTACTTATATTTATTTTTTCACCGTACTCCTGCTGGTTACTTTAATTATCGCCAATGGTGGTTCACCCGCCAGTGAAAAAGTGCACCACAATTCCCCGGCCATGATTGGCTCATTTTTTTCCACAATGGGCATATTGTCCATACTGATCTGTTCGGCGGTAATGGGCGTTCCCCTTTACCGGGATTTGGAGCACAACACCAAGGAGTATCTGTTGTCTAGCCCCATCCGCAAATCTGCTTACTTCTGGGGTCGCTTTTGGGGATCTTTTGCTATTTTGGTTTTCATCTGCCTGGGAGCTATCCCTGGATTTATGATTGGATCCTGGATAGGACCTTTGTTTGATTGGGCCAAACCAGAACGATACGGCCCCAATCACCTGGTTTACTACCTCTGGCCATTTATCACGCTCTTGCTACCCAGCCTTTTTTTTAGCAGTTGTTTGTTTTTTGGCCTGGTATCCTGGTTTCGAAACAACCGCATCCTGTACACCGTATCGATCATGTTGTTCATCCTGTACCTTTTGTCGGATTTTTTAGTGCGCGATATCGAAAAGCGGGATTTGGTAGATTTACTTGATCCCTTTGGAATCAATACGTATACCAATGCCATTAAGTACCTGACGCCAGCTGAGCAAAATAGCCAGTTGGTCAGCATTCAAGGTAATCTATTGATCAACCGTATTTTGTGGCCCAGCATGGGATTCCTACTTTTATTGCTCACCTATTTCCGTTTCAGCATTCAAGGATTTATAGCTGATCGCATGAGGGCGATGAGGAAGTCTAAAAAAGAAGAAGTACTACCAGCTCCAGGTCGGGTGAAATTGCCTCAAACAAATCCGGTATTCAATCAAACCCTCAATTGGTCCAACACCTGGAATTTGGGAAAGCTCGAATTTTTCAATATCCTCCGCGATCCCTATTTTTTATCCATTATTCTAGGCGGTACTGTATTTCTATTTTTGGATGACTGGATTGGCTTTTTGCAATACGGCGTTCCTGATCGCCCGCTGACGATGAACATGTTGTTGTTCAAATCTTACAATTACAACACCTTCGTATTCATCATCCTGATTTTTTACGCCGGGGAAACCGCTCACCGCGACCAGTCGACCAAATTTGCCAGCATTGGTGACGCACTACCCGTTCCGAATTGGGTACAACTGGGTTCCAAGTTTATGGCCATTACCGGCGTTTGTTTTTTGCTGGCCACCGTCCCGATGCTAATTGGGGTTTTGGTACAGGTGCTGCGCGGATTTTACCAATTCAAGTTGCATTTTTATTTGGTAGACTTGTACCTGATCACTTTTTGGGATTATTTCCAAATGGCATTGCTGGCTTATTTTGTGCATGCCTTGGTGAACAATAAGTTTGTCGGGCATTTTGTCGGCATGGCGATTTGGATCATCATGTTCATCATGCGCAATTTTTTGAATTTCGATTACAACCTGTTCTTTTACAGCTACAAACCCGGCTACCTCATCTCAGACATGAACAATTTTGGTCATTTTGCCCAGCCGCTGTTTTGGTTCAATTTGTACTGGACTTCTTTTGGCCTCATCCTCCTACTGTTTGCAGCCCTGCTGTGGCCTCGTGGTAGTGAAAACACCCTGCGGAGGCGTTTGGCGGACTTTCGCCAGGCTTGGAATTGGCGTACGAGCTCCGGCTTTGTCGTGCTGATGCTCTGTTGGTTGGGGAGTGCCGCATTTGTGCACCACAATGTCAGTGAAGTGAACCATTATCGCACCTCAAAAGAAGGCAAAACTTGGCAGGCTCACTACGAAAAGCGCTACAAAAAGTACGAGCGGATTCCCCAGCCCAAAGTGACGGGCATCAAGGTATTTGCGGATGTGTATCCCCAAAATCGCAGCATTGCCGTCCGGGCAGTCATGAAGATTC includes these proteins:
- a CDS encoding GNAT family N-acetyltransferase, which encodes MNNNELNIRAATAADLDAIWRLWKAVVDQKIYFPYDDTYTRAQMEESWINLNNAMYVAELAGQVVGAYILRPNQPGYGKHIANAAYMVDTDIRGKGIGTKLCAHSVQSAKALNYRGMQFNLVVSTNEQGVRAWKANGFEIIGTIPGGFYHHELGYVDAYIFFKDLSSEV
- a CDS encoding GNAT family N-acetyltransferase produces the protein MITFRTASPQDEAAIAQLHAESWQKHYRGIFSDEYLDQQVVKERAEVWAERFAHPLESRHLILAENEGQLCGFACIELNEDPVFGTLLDNLHVSSHVQGQGIGAQLMQRAAQLAEAQHPGIGFYLWVLEENHKARMFYELMGAIIQEAVPHDNPDGGTSMVCRCIWHRTADVYKR
- a CDS encoding alpha/beta hydrolase produces the protein MPAPRTLYLNTSDNVNLRCLVWDHVEPRAVIALVHGMGEHCARYTHVADYFNQQGYALMAYDQRGHGESGGPRGHSPSFDALLDDLALFLRKVEKEYPNTPIVLYGHSMGGNVVLNYTLRRKPAIRGLVASSPWIELAFAPPAWKVSAGRWLKVLIPKLSMLNELDIKFISRDPQVVAAYQKDPLVHTRITPSMGYEMMQAASWLNTFVGEMPVPTLLFHGTEDGLTSHLASRAFAQRVQGPLTFVEYQGLYHETHNEPEKAEVLARINAWLDEIL
- the fmt gene encoding methionyl-tRNA formyltransferase, with protein sequence MKLKIIFMGTPDFAVPALDILVQHGYEIVGVVTVADKMGGRGMKQVLESPVKKYAVAQGIPVLQPEKLRNPEFLAQLRDLGANLQIVVAFRMLPEVVWSMPGLGTFNLHGSLLPRYRGAAPINWAVINGDTETGVTTFFLQHEIDTGSIIFQDKMTIGEDETAGDVHDRMMQLGAGTVLKTVQAIEAGTAPSVPQDDAQASHAPKIFHETCQINFEQSTAQVHNFVRGLSPFPAAWTTLDGQELKVLRSAKETAAHDHPPGNVFSDGRSYLKFSTRDGFVQVLELQLQGRKRMLVKDFLNGYKVQ
- a CDS encoding ABC transporter ATP-binding protein, with amino-acid sequence MELLIETLSKQYSNGVQALNNVSLHIPQGMFGLLGPNGAGKSTLMRTIATLQKADSGSITWGELNILEQQEEMRKVLGYLPQEFGVYPRVSAEMMLDHIARLKGLSNRKERNETVSALLQKVNLYKERKRNLGTYSGGMKQRFGIAQALIGNPKILIVDEPTAGLDPAERNRFYNLLSEIGESTIVILSTHIVEDVKTLCKQFAIICSGEVMYVGTPHDAVKTLEGKIWSKAIDKTEIEAYREKYKVIATQLSEGKLFIRVVSDDNPGEGFTASEPTLEDVYFNAISAKVDLVTL
- a CDS encoding ABC transporter permease/M1 family aminopeptidase; this encodes MFWTVFSFELNYRLRRPATYIYFFTVLLLVTLIIANGGSPASEKVHHNSPAMIGSFFSTMGILSILICSAVMGVPLYRDLEHNTKEYLLSSPIRKSAYFWGRFWGSFAILVFICLGAIPGFMIGSWIGPLFDWAKPERYGPNHLVYYLWPFITLLLPSLFFSSCLFFGLVSWFRNNRILYTVSIMLFILYLLSDFLVRDIEKRDLVDLLDPFGINTYTNAIKYLTPAEQNSQLVSIQGNLLINRILWPSMGFLLLLLTYFRFSIQGFIADRMRAMRKSKKEEVLPAPGRVKLPQTNPVFNQTLNWSNTWNLGKLEFFNILRDPYFLSIILGGTVFLFLDDWIGFLQYGVPDRPLTMNMLLFKSYNYNTFVFIILIFYAGETAHRDQSTKFASIGDALPVPNWVQLGSKFMAITGVCFLLATVPMLIGVLVQVLRGFYQFKLHFYLVDLYLITFWDYFQMALLAYFVHALVNNKFVGHFVGMAIWIIMFIMRNFLNFDYNLFFYSYKPGYLISDMNNFGHFAQPLFWFNLYWTSFGLILLLFAALLWPRGSENTLRRRLADFRQAWNWRTSSGFVVLMLCWLGSAAFVHHNVSEVNHYRTSKEGKTWQAHYEKRYKKYERIPQPKVTGIKVFADVYPQNRSIAVRAVMKIQNKTGQAIDSLHLLSNDGQQYQLSFDGQNLKPAKFEIRPRPMMSLFYAKPDTGGYRIFVLPKPLAPGDSATLVIRTKLSNPGFVNNGYRREVIQNGTFTDGGLPSIGYNPQLELSSDEDRKKHKLPKKEEDLPPHRDPYGEKTLLFNDDADFITFECTISTVPDQIAIAPGYLQKEWQHKGRRYFHYVQDSKIDYFFNLVSARYTVLRDKWVSPEGKTVNIEIFHHHEHAYNLDRMVASLKNGLSYFEQHFGPYQFRQVRILEFPRYAGFAQSFPNTIPYSEDFGWYADFSDPNKYDYFYYVTAHELAHQWWGHQVTPNSTRGSNLISESLAEYSALMIAQKQYGRENLQRFLKYDLDGYLRGRASESKKENVFINCNRPYQWYQKGSLILYALQDYVGEEKLNGAIRAFRDSFALRETPPFAGSYDLYNFIKKVVPDSLQYYLEDSWLKIALYENRIISAKAKKLDGDRYEVTLKVKSRKMYADEKGNESEAKNMNDYIDIGVFAEDKVAKDGKKLTQALYFQKHRLKTGEHEIKVVVKGKPEKAGIDPYNKLIDRIPEDNRNTVDLE